Proteins encoded within one genomic window of Pristis pectinata isolate sPriPec2 chromosome 39, sPriPec2.1.pri, whole genome shotgun sequence:
- the LOC127587165 gene encoding LOW QUALITY PROTEIN: high affinity cGMP-specific 3',5'-cyclic phosphodiesterase 9A-like (The sequence of the model RefSeq protein was modified relative to this genomic sequence to represent the inferred CDS: substituted 1 base at 1 genomic stop codon): protein MSLVDHKGSPVTIDPEMPANTERYLRMDEAESEFRSKLAVLERRVEVESARKAEIEKCRSEIERLREELAKSSPWICVSPCSPSSRKLTPRRDVPSYPKYTLSPETIEALKKPTFDIWQWAPNEMLSCIEYIFHSLGLVQHFNINGITLKRWLLSVQENYRDNPFHNFRHAFCVTQMMHGMIQLCELQLSEXDRLKPIEILVLMTSAVCHDLDHPGLNNTYQVNAGTELALRYGNRSPLEQHHCAVAFQILSQPDSDIFASTEEGVSEEIRKGMTELILATDMARHTDIMDAFAQCVDVFDYQNQEHLRLLEQVLIKCCDTSNEVRPTQVSEPWLGCLLQEYFMQSEREKSEGLPVSIFVGGETGSNAHTQVAFITSILMPMFESMTKLFPQLEEVMLQPLRLARDRYQQLGEEVLRREAPPEPTVASISI from the exons ATGTCCTTGGTCGACCACAAGGGCTCCCCGGTGACCATTGACCCCGAGATGCCCGCCAACACCGAGAG GTACCTGAGGATGGACGAGGCGGAGAGCGAGTTCCGAAGCAAGCTGGCTGTCCTGGAGAGACGGGTGGAGG TGGAGAGCGCAAGGAAGGCGGAGATCGAGAAGTGCCGCAGCGAGATCGAGAGGCTGCGGGAGGAGCTGGCGAAGAG TTCGCCCTGGATTTGTGTCTCTCCATGTTCCCCATCCAGCAGGAAGCTCACCCCACGCCGAGACGTTCCCTCATATCCCAAG TACACCCTCTCCCCAGAGACCATCGAGGCTTTGAAgaaacctacctttgacatctgGCAGTGGGCTCCCAATGAG atgctgagctGCATCGAGTACATCTTCCACAGTCTGGGCCTGGTCCAGCACTTCAATATCAACGGCATCACACTGAAGCGGTGGCTG cTGAGCGTCCAGGAGAACTACAGGGACAATCCGTTCCATAACTTCCGCCATGCGTTCTGTGTCACCCAGATGATGCACGGGATGATCCAACTGTGTGAGCTGCagttgagtgagtga GACCGGCTGAAACCCATCGAGATCCTTGTCCTGATGACCTCCGCTGTCTGCCACGACTTGGACCATCCCGGGCTGAACAACAC gTACCAGGTCAACGCTGGGACGGAACTCGCCTTGCGCTACGGCAACCGCTCCCCACTGGAACAGCACCACTGCGCCGTGGCGTTCCAGATACTGTCCCAGCCGGACAGTGACATCTTCGCCAGTACTGAGGAGGGAGTCTCAGAGGAGATCCGGAAG GGAATGACAGAACTGATCCTGGCCACAGACATGGCGAGACACACGGACATCATGGATGCGTTTGCACAGTGTGTGGATGTGTTCGACTACCAGAACCAGGAGCACCTCCGACTG CTGGAGCAAGTGCTGATTAAATGCTGCGACACCTCCAACGAGGTACGCCCCACGCAGGTCTCCGAGCCTTGGCTGGGCTGTCTGTTACAGGAGTATTTCATGCAG AGCGAACGGGAGAAGTCAGAGGGTTTACCAGTGTCCATCTTCGTGGGCGGAGAGACGGGGTCCAACGCCCACACACAGGTCGCGTTCATCACCTCCATCCTCATGCCCATGTTCGAGTCCATGACCAAG CTCTTTCCCCAGCTGGAGGAGGTGATGCTGCAGCCTCTGAGGTTGGCGAGGGATCGCTACCAGCAGCTCGGAGAGGAGGTGCTGAGGCGGGAGGCGCCCCCGGAACCCACCGTGGCATCCATCTCCATCTga